Proteins encoded together in one Chitinophaga varians window:
- the secG gene encoding preprotein translocase subunit SecG yields the protein MLIIFGILIILACVLLGFFVLIQNPKGGGLSGSFGGIGNQVIGVRQTTDVLEKGTWILATIIAVLCLTAPFFIGKSSKVSNSAPTAIERAGGGVPAPAPAPAQLPGTQPQQPAPNTPAPSTPGK from the coding sequence ATGTTAATCATTTTTGGTATCCTGATCATATTAGCCTGTGTGTTGTTGGGCTTTTTCGTGCTGATCCAGAACCCTAAAGGAGGCGGCCTGTCCGGTTCTTTTGGTGGTATTGGCAATCAGGTGATCGGGGTGCGTCAGACAACTGACGTTTTGGAAAAAGGTACCTGGATACTGGCAACTATCATTGCTGTACTCTGCCTGACAGCTCCTTTCTTTATCGGTAAATCCAGCAAGGTATCCAATTCCGCACCTACTGCCATCGAAAGAGCTGGCGGTGGCGTACCTGCTCCGGCTCCTGCACCTGCGCAACTGCCAGGTACCCAGCCACAACAACCGGCGCCGAACACTCCGGCTCCATCCACTCCGGGCAAATAA